GCCTGCTGCTCGGGGCTCATGCCAGCACCTCGGCAACCTCGTCGGCAGAGATACGGCGTCCCGTGTAGAAGGGAATCTCTTCGCGCACGTGGTTGCGTGCCTCCGTGGCCCGCAGGTGGCGCATCAGGTCCACCAGGTCCACCAGTTCCGGTGCTTCCAGGCCGAGGATCCATTCCCAGTCGCCCAGCGCGAAGGAGGAGACAGTGTTGGAGATGACCTGCGGGAAGTCGCGGCCCAGCAGGCCGTGGTCGCGGAGCATCTTGCCGCGCTCGGCCTCGGGAAGGATGTACCACTCGTAAGAGCGGACGAACGGGTAGACGCAGAGCCATTCAGCCGGAGCGACTCCGCGGGAGTAGGCGGGGGTGTGGTTCTTGGCGAACTCGGCCTCGCGGTGGACACCCATGGCGGACCAGACAATCTCGGTGCCGGCAAACAGGGTGCTGCGTCGGATGTCGCGGATGGCCTGCTGCAGCGCTTCCGGCTTGGAGCCGTGGAGCCACACCATGACGTCGGCGTCGGCGCGCATGGCCGAGACGTCGTAGCTGCCCCGGTGCGTTACCCCGGCAGCGGCGAGCCGCTCCAGCAGCGCTTCGAAGTCTGCGGCGGCATCGGCGCTGCGGACCACGGACTCCGACCGCTTGAAGACCGTCCAAAGGGTAAAGAACTGCTCGGCTGATTCTTCGGTTTTAGTGACAGATTCGGCAGAAGTGTGGCTCATGGTTACAAGTTTGCCCCCTCCCTCCCTCCAAGACGAAACCGAAGAGTTCTACAACTCGTAGAAGTGATCAAAGTCACGTTTAGCACTGCAGCGAACCGTATTGGGGAGGGGTCCTAGAGGCGGCGCATGCGCAGGAACACCAAGCCTGCCGCGGCTCCCACACCGACCAGGCCCGCCCCAAGCCAGATCATGGCGTCCGGCACGTCCGGCAGCGGTCCGGTGGATGAAACTGCCTGGCCTGGACCTGCAGGTGCACCCGCAGCCTGGGGCGCGCGGGTGCGCAGGGACTGCCGGGCATTGATCGACAGGGCGGTCGGCAGGGCGATTGGCAGGGCCGGCGCTGGCGTTGCCTCCGCTTCGCTGCTCCCTGCCCCGTTTGTTCCTTCACGGATGGCCCCTTGCTGGCCCGCAGCATTGCCGTCGGCCCCAAGGATGCCTGGGCCCGCAGGTCCACGCGCTCCGGCACCCGACACGGAGGACGCTGCACCGGAAGCAGGGTCCCCGCCCGGAACTGCTCCTGTTCCCGGTGCGCCGGCCGGAGGAACAGCCACTGGGGCCTGTCCAGGAGCGCCTGCCGCATTCGAGGTGCCGGCAGCCGGGGCTCCGCCGGGTGCGGAGGGGGATCCCGGCCGGACGGTGGCCAGGGCGGATCCGGTGCCCGTTGGAGCCGCGGGGGCTGTGGTCTGCGGGCCGGGTGCCAGGGGCGTTCCGGAGGTGGTCGGCGACGGGGAGGGCGTCGTGCTTGCAGACGCGGAACCTGTGATCACCGGAAGCAAGGTACCCGGCAAGGAGATGGACGGAGACGGCGTCCGCGGGGCCCGGGTTGCAGGGGTGCCGGCAGGGGTGTCACCCTGCTGCCCGGGTGCACCGTTTTCATCGCCCCGCTTGGCTTCCTGCTGCCCCGGGGTGCCTTGGCCCGAAGCGATGGTAAGTCCGAACGCCGCAGCAGATGCTGCCGCGGAAGCCTGCACCGGCGGGTCCTGGGGAGGGGAAACTGCATCGTCAGCCAAGGCTGCCTGGACGCCGGTGGAAAGAACCAGTACCGCTCCGACGGCCGCTGCTGCGGTACCACGTCGGATTCCCCCATGGATACCGGTCCGGGACAGTGAAAGCTCGGACCTGTTTGAAACCATAGTCATCGACCCTAACCAGAACGGTTGGCCGATTGAAAACCGGAAAGACCGGCGGGGCGTGTCCTGGATGGGCTCCGAAAACCAGACCCGGCCGCTTGACCAGCAGCGATGCTCAGGTGGCGGTCAGTTGACCGATTTGCTCACGTGTGTCGGCCACCACAGCGGCCAACCCGTTCCCGGCCACCCAGCCGCCCACTACGGCCAGGCCGCCGGCGGCGGCGCAGGCCCTGCGGATTTCCGTTGCCCGTTCGCGGTGGCCCACCGCCGCGAACGGCAAGGCGCCCCGCCACCGGACCACATCCCAGCCCTCCACGTCCTCCCCCGTGATGCGGACGCTGAGCAGTGCGGACGCGTCACGGACGGCGGCCGCGAACAATTCTTCATCGGCTTCCGGCCCGGCAAGCTGGGCGGAAGCGCCGTCCACCCGGCCGTAGGAGAGGCGCACCACGTGCCTCCCGGGACCGGCGGCGGCAGCCAGCCAGTCCCATTTGCCAGTGGCATGCGTCAGGGCCTTGGCCTGGATCCCCGGCGTTTGCGGGGCCACCAGGATCCCGGTTCCCCGGGGCCTCGCGTCCAGGT
This window of the Pseudarthrobacter defluvii genome carries:
- the hemQ gene encoding hydrogen peroxide-dependent heme synthase; the protein is MSHTSAESVTKTEESAEQFFTLWTVFKRSESVVRSADAAADFEALLERLAAAGVTHRGSYDVSAMRADADVMVWLHGSKPEALQQAIRDIRRSTLFAGTEIVWSAMGVHREAEFAKNHTPAYSRGVAPAEWLCVYPFVRSYEWYILPEAERGKMLRDHGLLGRDFPQVISNTVSSFALGDWEWILGLEAPELVDLVDLMRHLRATEARNHVREEIPFYTGRRISADEVAEVLA